The Candidatus Paceibacterota bacterium region GTCTGAAGTCTTTGGAGTTCTCCAAGCCAACGTGGGTCCGGCTGGCGTGTCGAATGCGGCGGCCGCCGAGATCGCCATGGTGGATGACAGCGCTTTGATCCAGGAGACGGGCATGTACGGTACCCAGGCAGACATTCCGGAGCAGAAATCCACCCAGATCAGCCTCTATGTCGTCCGAGCCGGCGATTCCCTTTCCCAGATCGCCAAGATGTATGGCGTTTCGGTCAATACCATCGTATGGGCGAACAATATCAAAGGCTCTATCCACGAGGGCGACGAGTTCGTCATTCTCCCTATCAGCGGCATAAGCCACAAAGTGATCAAAGGCGACACGGTAAAGTCGATCGCGGCTAAATACCACGCTGATATCGACGATATCATGAGCTATAACGACCTTTCGGCCGGCTCGACGCTCGCTATCGGCTCGACGATCATCGTCCCTGACGGCGAAGCGGCTGTCACTGCGAGCGTGTCTATCTCGGGCGCCGCCGCTAACCCGACTGAAGCTCTCCGCGGCGTCGGCGGCCCGTACTATAAGGATTACTATAAGCGCCCGATCGACGGCGGCAGGAAGTCGCAGGGCCTTCACGGCTATAACGCCGTCGACCTCGCCGCGCCTCTCGGCACTCCTATCCATGCCGCGGCTGACGGCGTCGTCATCGTCGCCCGATCGGGCGGGTACAACGGCGGTTACGGGTCGTATGTCGTAATCTCGCATCCGAACGGTACGCAGACTCTATATGGCCACATGAGCAAGGTCATCGCCGTGCAGGGTCAGACCGTAGAGCAGGGCGATACCATCGGCCTTATCGGATCGACCGGCAAATCCACGGGCCCCCACGTTCACTTTGAAGTTCGCGGCGCCGTGAATCCTTTCTAGCCATCGGCCGTCTTTCTCTGCCGGTATTGAAGCGCTTCCAGGATATGGGGCGCTTCTATTTTTTCTGTACCGCTTATGTCAGCTATAGTCCGCGCCAGCCTCACCGTACGGTGGTATCCGCGGCCGGAGAGCCCGTATGTTTGCGAGGCCTTCTCGATGATGCCCATCGCTTCTTTCGAAAGCGATGCGAACCGAGACAGGTCGCGCGCGGGGATGTTCGCATTCGCACGCGCGATGCCCCGATTTCCGAACCGTCTCGACTGCGCGGCTCGGGCGCGATCGACGAGTTCGCGGGCTTTTCTCGTCTCATTTGCGTCCGTTCGCGAGCGCATGAGATTCCGATGCTCTGTTTTAGACACCTCGATCCACATATCTATCCTGTCTACGATCGGCCCTGATATCTTCTTCTCATAATTCCTGACGAGCGCGGGCGAACAGAGGCATTCCCTTCCCTGGATGCCTCTGTTCCCACAGGGGCAGGGATTCTGCGCGGCGACCAGGATAAAATCGGCAGGAAATCTGGCAGCCCCTCTCGTTCGCGATATCGATATCGTCTTATCTTCAAGAGGCTGGCGCAATGCTTCTATCGCTC contains the following coding sequences:
- a CDS encoding peptidoglycan DD-metalloendopeptidase family protein: MVKFAFVFGAIVTPFTTYAGVFSMIADLLGNKQADAGVTARSSEVFGVLQANVGPAGVSNAAAAEIAMVDDSALIQETGMYGTQADIPEQKSTQISLYVVRAGDSLSQIAKMYGVSVNTIVWANNIKGSIHEGDEFVILPISGISHKVIKGDTVKSIAAKYHADIDDIMSYNDLSAGSTLAIGSTIIVPDGEAAVTASVSISGAAANPTEALRGVGGPYYKDYYKRPIDGGRKSQGLHGYNAVDLAAPLGTPIHAAADGVVIVARSGGYNGGYGSYVVISHPNGTQTLYGHMSKVIAVQGQTVEQGDTIGLIGSTGKSTGPHVHFEVRGAVNPF